In the genome of Leishmania panamensis strain MHOM/PA/94/PSC-1 chromosome 17 sequence, one region contains:
- a CDS encoding otubain cysteine peptidase, putative (TriTrypDB/GeneDB-style sysID: LpmP.17.1370), protein MSETVMISASEAQLEAIRKEVAQSPLLSLSLPLDKGSKIVKEMEHDEAYLAQTLSLFGASAVSTKQYDFNSIRYSRRDGNCFYRCAGFRLCELIVERPERAAEYVSLLKSRGKSLSRLFGSFVFDFTDALAEIFNGVADKTIKDVAQIYELFTSSDGAYVVAALRYLSSAYLQEHEAEYEPFVEGLGYGTVRDYCNAEVELVDHESDNVQLAVFAKAFNVCIKVYALDRNAGNNVTEHTFNDEAKSDGDQLVVELLYMPGHYNLLRR, encoded by the coding sequence ATGAGTGAGACAGTGATGATTAGCGCGAGCGAAGCACAGCTCGAGGCGATCcggaaggaggtggcgcagtccCCGTTGCTGTCGCTCTCATTGCCGCTCGACAAAGGGTCGAAGATTGTGAAGGAAATGGAGCACGATGAGGCCTATCTCGCCCAAACACTGTCGCTCTTTGGGGCCTCAGCGGTCTCTACGAAGCAGTACGACTTCAATAGCATACGCTACTCACGCCGCGATGGCAACTGCTTCTACCGCTGCGCCGGCTTCCGCCTGTGCGAGCTGATCGTCGAGCGCCCAGAAAGGGCAGCCGAATATGTGTCGCTGCTGAAATCTCGAGGGAAGAGCCTCTCCAGGTTGTTCGGTTCCTTTGTGTTCGATTTCACCGATGCTTTGGCGGAGATCTTCAACGGCGTGGCGGACAAGACGATCAAAGATGTTGCGCAAATCTATGAGCTCTTTACCTCCAGCGATGGCGCGTACGTTGTGGCGGCGCTACGCTACTTGAGCTCCGCTTATCTGCAGGAGCACGAGGCGGAGTACGAGCCGTTTGTCGAGGGGTTGGGCTACGGCACGGTGCGCGACTACTGCAAcgccgaggtggagctggtggaTCACGAGAGCGACAATGTTCAGCTGGCTGTGTTTGCAAAGGCATTCAACGTTTGCATCAAGGTCTACGCACTGGACCGAAATGCAGGCAACAACGTCACCGAGCACACCTTCAACGACGAGGCGAAGAGCGATGGAGACCAACttgtggtggagctgctttATATGCCCGGCCACTACAACCTTCTCAGGCGGTGA
- a CDS encoding zinc-finger protein ZPR1, putative (TriTrypDB/GeneDB-style sysID: LpmP.17.1380) has product MSERDHDEKSVTAEGPAAAQEGSDNDSNGEGEHANYIKTDLGEMNVIESMCPKCQETGTTRLMITKIPHFKEIIVSSFNCPHCDESNNEVTFGGTFGPRKVRYELQVKSKKDLDRQVVKSEFATVTVPELELEIPPESQKGSLTTVEGILEQTYYGLQLQQPLRKIQHPEVCEKIEAFCVKLESFRSGDVPFTLTLDDPAGNSYIEPLHDYYHPTLDQQLTKYETERTDIDRQLLGIPIDYNTERTQEEERDVAEGQFSDVTQIPCDCPACRKAGYLMMHECDIPYFKQTIIMAFKCDYCGYKSNEIKTGGEINAKGLRLTLHVKSEDDLKRDVLKSETATLIIPEVHLELSPGTLGGFFSSVEGTISQVRDQLNSLPQAAFAVGDSADDNSKTLLQFVKELDELLALKMEFTFILDDPLGNVYIQNPRAHLPPPDDADPKLESEEYIRTEEQDEELGISAMCRNE; this is encoded by the coding sequence ATGTCAGAGAGGGATCACGATGAAAAATCTGTGACTGCTGAGGGgccggctgcagcgcaggaggGCAGCGATAATGACTccaatggggagggggagcacGCGAACTACATCAAGACAGACCTAGGCGAGATGAACGTTATCGAGTCCATGTGCCCCAAGTGTCAGGAGACTGGCACGACGCGCCTCATGATCACGAAGATTCCCCACTTTAAGGAGATCATTGTCAGCAGCTTCAACTGCCCGCACTGCGACGAGAGCAATAACGAGGTCACGTTTGGGGGCACCTTTGGCCCGAGGAAGGTTCGCTACGAACTGCAGGTGAAGAGCAAGAAGGACCTCGACCGGCAGGTGGTCAAGTCGGAATTCGCCACTGTTACGGTCCCGGAGTTAGAGCTGGAGATCCCACCTGAGTCGCAGAAAGGCAGCTTGACGACTGTCGAGGGCATCTTGGAGCAGACATACTACGGCCTTCAGcttcagcagccgctgcgcaaGATTCAGCACCCGGAGGTGTGCGAGAAGATCGAGGCGTTTTGCGTGAAGTTGGAGTCCTTTCGTAGCGGTGATGTGCCTTTCACCCTCACTCTCGACGACCCGGCAGGCAATAGCTACATTGAACCGCTCCACGACTACTACCACCCAACTCTCGACCAGCAGCTTACCAAGTACGAAACTGAGCGTACCGACATTGACCGCCAGCTGCTCGGCATCCCCATCGACTACAATACGGAGCgcacgcaggaggaggagagggatgtGGCGGAGGGCCAGTTCAGCGATGTGACGCAGATTCCGTGCGACTGCCCCGCCTGCCGCAAGGCGGGCTATCTCATGATGCACGAGTGCGACATTCCGTACTTCAAGCAAACGATTATTATGGCGTTCAAGTGTGACTACTGCGGTTACAAGAGCAACGAGATCAAGACGGGCGGCGAAATCAACGCAAAGGGGCTTCGGCTTACCCTGCACGTCAAGTCGGAGGATGATCTCAAGCGTGACGTGCTCAAGTCCGAGACGGCCACGCTGATAATCCCTGAGGTGCACCTCGAGCTGTCGCCTGGTACCTTGGGCggctttttttcctctgtcGAGGGTACCATCTCTCAGGTGCGCGACCAGCTCAACAGCctgccgcaggccgcctTCGCCGTTGGGGACTCGGCTGACGACAACTCGAAGACACTGCTTCAGTTTGTGAAGGAGCTAGACGAGCTACTGGCGCTCAAGATGGAGTTCACCTTCATCCTCGATGACCCCCTTGGAAATGTGTACATTCAGAACCCCCGCGCCCACCTGCCTCCACCGGATGACGCGGACCCCAAGCTGGAGAGCGAGGAGTACATCCGTACCGAGGAGCAAGACGAGGAGCTGGGTATTTCGGCTATGTGCCGTAACGAGTAG